The proteins below come from a single Cupriavidus pauculus genomic window:
- a CDS encoding catalase, translating to MPISLQWRHAFACAGIACALVSAPSLSAQTLTRDNGAPVGDNQNSQTAGPSGPTLLQDSQLVEKLQRFSRERIPERVVHARGTAAEGEFVSAGDFSDLTRARLLSAAGKITPVVVRFSTVVHPAGSPETVRDPRGFATKFYTEEGNWDLVGNHTPVFFIRDAIKFPDMVHSLKPSPITNLQDPNRYFDFFSHVPESTHMLTQLYSDFGIPASYRMMPGNGVHAFKLVNDAGEVRYAKFQWRPQQGEKYLTRAEAARIQSREFNNLTRDLYEAIARGEPPRWDLYAQILTPADLEGFDFDPLDATKVWPGVPARKLGTMTLNKVPDNFFETTELSAFAPSNLVPGIEASEDRMFQGRLFSYVDTQIYRLGANYQAMKVNRPHAPVRNYNADGVGMHRVAARGDINYQPSRKAGAYVDDARYKSVQTRLEGTTQQARIRKTANFRQAGEYYRALSAQERENLIGNLAADLGAVRDTETRQIMLSHFYRADPDYGRRITAAVQGDLGDVKRRAGQLQD from the coding sequence ATGCCAATTTCATTGCAATGGCGTCACGCTTTCGCGTGTGCCGGTATTGCCTGCGCGCTGGTTTCTGCTCCATCGTTGTCCGCGCAGACGCTGACGCGCGACAACGGCGCTCCGGTCGGCGACAATCAGAACTCCCAGACCGCCGGACCGTCGGGTCCGACCTTGCTGCAGGACTCGCAGCTCGTCGAGAAGCTCCAGCGTTTCAGCCGCGAGCGCATTCCCGAGCGCGTGGTGCACGCGCGCGGCACGGCGGCCGAAGGCGAGTTCGTGTCGGCCGGCGACTTCTCGGATCTGACGCGCGCGCGGCTACTCTCCGCGGCGGGCAAGATCACGCCCGTCGTCGTGCGATTCTCGACGGTCGTGCATCCGGCCGGGTCACCGGAAACGGTGCGCGATCCGCGCGGGTTTGCCACCAAGTTCTATACGGAGGAGGGCAACTGGGATCTGGTGGGCAACCACACGCCGGTGTTCTTCATCCGCGATGCCATCAAGTTTCCGGACATGGTGCATTCGCTGAAACCGTCGCCCATCACCAACCTCCAGGACCCGAACCGCTATTTCGATTTCTTCAGCCATGTGCCCGAGAGCACGCACATGCTGACGCAGCTGTACTCGGATTTCGGCATCCCCGCGTCATACCGGATGATGCCGGGCAATGGCGTGCATGCGTTCAAGCTGGTCAATGACGCGGGCGAAGTGCGCTACGCCAAGTTCCAGTGGCGGCCCCAGCAGGGCGAGAAGTATCTGACGCGTGCCGAGGCCGCGCGCATCCAGAGCCGGGAGTTCAATAACCTGACGCGCGACTTGTACGAAGCCATTGCGCGCGGCGAACCTCCGCGCTGGGATCTGTATGCGCAGATACTGACGCCCGCGGATCTCGAAGGCTTCGACTTCGATCCATTGGACGCCACCAAGGTGTGGCCCGGCGTCCCGGCGCGCAAGCTCGGTACCATGACACTGAACAAGGTGCCCGATAACTTCTTCGAGACCACCGAGCTGTCGGCGTTCGCGCCCTCCAATCTGGTACCGGGCATCGAAGCGTCCGAAGACCGCATGTTCCAGGGGCGGCTCTTCTCGTACGTCGATACGCAGATCTACCGGCTCGGCGCCAACTATCAGGCGATGAAGGTGAACCGGCCCCACGCGCCCGTGCGCAACTACAACGCGGATGGCGTTGGCATGCATCGTGTGGCGGCACGTGGCGATATCAACTATCAGCCTTCGCGCAAGGCAGGGGCCTACGTGGACGATGCGCGCTACAAGTCCGTGCAGACAAGGCTGGAAGGCACGACGCAGCAGGCGCGTATTCGCAAGACCGCGAATTTCCGGCAGGCCGGCGAGTACTACCGCGCGTTGTCCGCTCAGGAGAGGGAAAACCTGATCGGCAATCTTGCCGCCGACCTCGGTGCCGTGCGCGACACGGAGACCCGGCAGATCATGCTGAGTCATTTCTATCGGGCGGATCCCGACTATGGCCGACGCATCACGGCCGCGGTACAGGGAGACCTCGGCGACGTGAAGCGCCGTGCGGGGCAATTGCAGGACTGA
- a CDS encoding porin, whose protein sequence is MKKALLALTAAAGTCAISGGAMAQSATNVTLYGIADAGVEVATHVPGGNGKTVARVTSGNMSGSRWGLRGSEDLGSGLKAIFQLESGFDIDTGLSGQGGRLFGRQAFVGLQGSFGAVTLGRQQNALYDLFGAYDPMGVGPRYSLNSVDSLFNGRADNALKYTGKFGGLTATGFYSTGRDNNGEIPGDYKAARNFGAGVSYATGPVSVGVAYDQFQGATTALSDRAAKRLAMGGSYDFTVAKVFAGYRWMRDDGVGNATATATRNNVYWLGGLYRISPALQLTGAAYYTDTHNSGADPWMFVLSADYAFSKRTDAYLNIGYTKNKDGSNLGLSGAGTVVAGANQTGVLVGLRHRF, encoded by the coding sequence GTGAAGAAAGCTCTCCTTGCTCTGACGGCTGCAGCGGGTACCTGCGCCATTTCCGGTGGCGCCATGGCGCAGTCGGCCACCAATGTGACGCTGTACGGCATCGCCGATGCAGGCGTGGAAGTCGCGACGCATGTGCCGGGCGGCAACGGCAAGACCGTCGCGCGCGTGACGTCCGGCAACATGTCGGGCTCCCGCTGGGGTCTGCGCGGCTCCGAAGATCTCGGCAGCGGCCTGAAGGCGATCTTCCAGCTCGAGTCCGGTTTCGACATCGACACGGGCCTGTCGGGCCAGGGCGGCCGCCTGTTCGGCCGTCAGGCCTTCGTGGGCCTGCAAGGCTCGTTCGGTGCCGTGACCCTCGGCCGCCAGCAGAACGCGCTGTACGACCTGTTCGGTGCCTATGACCCGATGGGCGTCGGCCCGCGTTACTCGCTGAACTCGGTGGACTCGCTGTTCAATGGCCGCGCCGACAACGCACTGAAGTACACGGGCAAGTTCGGCGGCCTGACGGCGACCGGCTTCTACAGCACGGGCCGCGACAACAACGGCGAAATCCCGGGCGACTACAAGGCCGCGCGCAACTTCGGCGCCGGCGTGTCGTACGCCACGGGTCCGGTGTCGGTGGGCGTGGCCTACGACCAGTTCCAGGGCGCGACGACCGCGCTCTCCGACCGGGCTGCCAAGCGCCTGGCCATGGGCGGTTCGTACGATTTCACGGTGGCCAAGGTGTTCGCCGGTTACCGCTGGATGCGTGACGATGGCGTGGGCAACGCGACGGCCACGGCCACCCGCAACAACGTGTACTGGCTGGGCGGTCTCTATCGTATTTCGCCGGCCCTGCAGCTGACTGGCGCCGCGTACTACACCGACACCCACAACAGCGGTGCCGATCCGTGGATGTTCGTGCTGTCGGCCGACTACGCGTTCTCGAAGCGTACCGATGCGTACCTGAACATCGGCTACACGAAGAACAAGGATGGTTCGAACCTCGGCCTGTCCGGCGCGGGTACGGTCGTGGCGGGCGCGAACCAGACTGGCGTGCTGGTGGGGCTGCGTCACCGCTTCTGA
- a CDS encoding DUF1501 domain-containing protein — protein sequence MNRRDWIKACGALALPAVFSRAYALPAQADARFLLVFLRGGYDAANVLVPAGSDFYYASRPNIAIRRPVADGAGADPAAALALGTDAWALHPALGATMLPLWQRKQLAFVPFAGTDDLSRSHFETQDGIEAGAPPAHATAGQAPRGSGFLNRLALSMGGQAAPVAFTDGLPMVLTGSANVPNVSLKGTGRTPFDARQTRMLATMYAGTRFESVIAEGFDIRQAVAEQADAQKRRDEAMRADMRAEPGGADGMMAARMQEMQAANRRSLSARGFEQEARRMAGLMRDRFNVGFIDVGGWDTHVNEGGAQGQLAGLLDNLGRGISGFAEEMGPIWGQTTVIVISEFGRTFRENGTRGTDHGHGTVYWVAGGNVRGGRMAGEQVAVSRETLNQDRDWPVLNDYRALLGGVFQRLYGLDARRLGQVFPGVAPRDIGLV from the coding sequence ATGAATCGCCGTGACTGGATCAAGGCCTGCGGTGCGCTGGCCCTGCCGGCCGTGTTCTCGCGCGCATACGCGCTGCCCGCGCAGGCCGATGCGCGCTTTCTGCTGGTATTCCTGCGCGGCGGCTACGATGCCGCCAACGTGCTGGTGCCCGCAGGCAGCGACTTCTACTATGCGTCGCGGCCCAATATCGCGATCCGCCGGCCGGTGGCCGATGGCGCCGGGGCCGATCCGGCCGCGGCGCTGGCGCTCGGCACCGATGCGTGGGCGCTGCATCCCGCGCTCGGGGCGACGATGCTGCCGCTGTGGCAGCGCAAGCAGCTGGCCTTCGTGCCGTTTGCCGGCACCGACGACCTCTCGCGCAGCCATTTCGAGACGCAGGACGGCATCGAGGCGGGCGCGCCGCCGGCGCATGCCACGGCCGGCCAGGCCCCGCGCGGCAGCGGGTTTCTCAACCGGCTGGCGCTGTCGATGGGCGGGCAGGCCGCGCCCGTGGCGTTTACCGATGGACTGCCGATGGTGCTGACCGGCAGCGCGAACGTGCCCAACGTTTCGCTCAAGGGCACGGGCCGTACGCCGTTCGATGCGCGGCAGACGCGCATGCTGGCCACGATGTATGCGGGCACGCGGTTCGAGTCCGTGATTGCCGAGGGGTTCGATATCCGGCAGGCCGTGGCCGAGCAGGCCGATGCGCAGAAGCGGCGGGACGAGGCCATGCGGGCGGACATGCGGGCGGAGCCGGGCGGGGCCGACGGGATGATGGCCGCGCGCATGCAGGAGATGCAGGCCGCGAACCGCCGTTCGTTGTCGGCCCGCGGCTTCGAGCAGGAGGCGCGGCGCATGGCGGGGCTCATGCGTGACCGGTTCAACGTGGGGTTCATCGACGTCGGCGGCTGGGACACGCATGTCAACGAAGGGGGCGCGCAGGGGCAACTGGCCGGGCTGCTCGACAACCTTGGACGGGGGATATCGGGCTTTGCGGAGGAGATGGGGCCGATATGGGGCCAGACGACCGTGATCGTGATCTCCGAGTTCGGGCGGACATTTCGCGAGAACGGAACGCGGGGGACGGACCATGGGCATGGCACCGTCTACTGGGTGGCGGGCGGGAACGTGCGCGGCGGGCGCATGGCGGGCGAGCAGGTCGCGGTGTCGCGCGAGACGCTGAACCAGGATCGCGACTGGCCGGTGCTCAACGACTATCGGGCGTTGCTGGGCGGGGTGTTCCAGCGCCTGTACGGGCTGGATGCGCGGCGGCTGGGGCAGGTGTTTCCCGGCGTCGCGCCGCGGGATATCGGGTTGGTTTGA
- a CDS encoding DUF1800 domain-containing protein has protein sequence MRLVNEMVRRMVPLVAAASLAACAQAPAAPEGTLAVRDLHWLNTVSFGADQASIARLKAVGRQRYLEEQLKQPVADPPELAGMIAALPIAAQDTPARFEALRAARQRVNALPDGDDKQQAREALNKDGREVVLDTSRRHLLRALYSPAQLREQMTWFWLNHFNVYANKGQVRWMLPEYEERAIRPHAFGKFRDLVMATVTSPAMLDYLDNAQSAANRVNENYARELMELHTLGVAGGPSGSRYTQQDVQELARVLTGVGLNLRGEPPKLNPQRAALYRADGVFEFNPNRHDFGAKTLLGVRIPSNGAPAGFAEVEQAVAILSRDPATARFISRKLAEYFVADSPPSALVDRMAATFTRTDGDIGAVLTTMFLAPELDRVLASSARKFKDPMVFVVSSMRLAYDGRQVTNLRPVINWLSQLGEPLYGHVAPDGYPVSEGAWASSGQMVRRFEIARAIGSGPAGLFAGDDGKPTARRGFPVANSRMFYDTIEGTLGAATRAALGQAESQAEWNTVLLSSPEWMQR, from the coding sequence ATGCGCTTGGTGAACGAGATGGTTCGACGGATGGTTCCGCTGGTTGCCGCGGCGTCGCTGGCCGCCTGCGCGCAGGCGCCCGCCGCGCCCGAGGGGACCTTGGCCGTCCGGGATCTCCACTGGCTCAACACCGTGAGCTTCGGCGCGGATCAGGCCAGCATCGCGCGGCTGAAGGCGGTCGGGCGCCAGCGTTACCTCGAGGAGCAGTTGAAGCAGCCCGTGGCCGATCCGCCCGAGCTGGCCGGCATGATCGCCGCGCTGCCGATTGCCGCGCAGGACACGCCAGCCCGGTTCGAGGCCCTGCGCGCGGCGCGCCAACGCGTCAATGCGCTGCCCGATGGCGACGACAAACAGCAGGCTCGCGAAGCGCTGAACAAGGATGGACGCGAGGTCGTGCTCGACACGAGCCGGCGGCATCTGCTGCGCGCGCTGTACTCGCCGGCGCAGTTGCGCGAGCAGATGACATGGTTCTGGCTCAATCATTTCAACGTCTATGCCAACAAGGGGCAGGTGCGCTGGATGCTGCCCGAATACGAGGAGCGCGCGATCCGGCCCCATGCGTTCGGCAAGTTCCGCGACCTCGTCATGGCGACCGTGACATCGCCCGCGATGCTCGACTATCTGGACAACGCGCAGAGCGCGGCCAATCGCGTGAACGAGAACTACGCGCGCGAATTGATGGAGCTCCATACGCTCGGTGTCGCGGGCGGGCCCAGCGGGTCGCGCTATACGCAGCAGGACGTGCAGGAGCTCGCGCGCGTGCTGACTGGCGTCGGCTTGAATCTGCGTGGGGAGCCGCCGAAGCTCAATCCGCAGCGGGCCGCCTTGTATCGCGCCGATGGCGTGTTCGAGTTCAATCCCAACCGGCATGACTTTGGCGCGAAGACGCTGCTTGGCGTGCGCATTCCGTCGAACGGGGCGCCGGCGGGCTTTGCGGAAGTGGAGCAGGCGGTAGCGATCCTGAGCCGCGACCCGGCAACCGCGCGCTTTATCTCGCGCAAGCTGGCCGAATACTTCGTCGCGGACAGCCCGCCGTCCGCGCTCGTCGATCGCATGGCGGCGACGTTTACGCGCACCGATGGCGATATCGGCGCGGTACTGACGACGATGTTCCTGGCGCCGGAGCTCGATCGCGTGCTGGCGTCGTCCGCGCGCAAGTTCAAGGACCCGATGGTGTTCGTGGTGTCGTCGATGCGGCTGGCCTATGACGGACGGCAGGTCACCAATCTGCGGCCCGTGATCAACTGGCTCAGCCAGCTTGGCGAACCGCTGTACGGCCATGTCGCGCCCGACGGATATCCGGTGTCCGAGGGCGCTTGGGCGAGCTCGGGGCAGATGGTGCGGCGGTTCGAGATCGCGCGGGCGATCGGCAGCGGGCCGGCGGGGCTATTCGCGGGCGACGATGGCAAGCCCACCGCGCGGCGCGGGTTTCCGGTGGCGAACAGCCGCATGTTCTACGACACGATCGAGGGCACGCTGGGGGCGGCCACGCGGGCGGCGCTGGGGCAGGCCGAGTCGCAGGCGGAGTGGAATACGGTGTTGCTGAGTTCGCCGGAGTGGATGCAGCGATGA
- a CDS encoding substrate-binding domain-containing protein: MTLADVADAARVSLATASRVFSHPQLVRESTARRVHEAAERLSFRPNLLGAKLRSQQTRILGVMLPTLENAVFAECWRGIEQAAMVEGYSLMLVTSGYEAARERERVEYLLRHRVDGLVLTVADATRSAVLDQLDAEGVPYVLAYNQAAENGARHSVSVDNRTSASEGVQALIAAGHRRIAVVSGAFMASDRARQRYAGYEDAMRAHGLQPLPPVNLPSHIAGNATQTSGQIGELMGTPDAPTAFFCTNDLLAIGVISDLKRLGLRVPRDVSVLGYDGIALGTLVEPPLATVVQPNADIGTQAVRQLLARLHASGDRDAAPVTLLPHGLRVTGTVAAPPPTATPLP; encoded by the coding sequence GTGACGCTCGCCGACGTGGCCGATGCCGCGCGGGTCTCGCTGGCCACCGCCTCGCGCGTGTTCAGCCATCCGCAACTGGTGCGGGAATCCACCGCGCGCCGCGTGCACGAAGCCGCCGAGCGCCTCAGTTTTCGCCCCAACCTGCTCGGCGCCAAGCTGCGCTCGCAACAGACGCGCATTCTCGGCGTCATGCTGCCGACGCTCGAGAACGCGGTGTTCGCCGAATGCTGGCGCGGCATCGAGCAGGCGGCGATGGTCGAGGGCTATTCCCTGATGCTCGTGACCAGCGGCTACGAGGCCGCGCGCGAACGCGAGCGCGTGGAGTACCTGCTGCGCCATCGCGTCGATGGACTCGTCCTCACCGTGGCCGACGCCACGCGCAGCGCGGTGCTCGATCAGCTCGACGCCGAAGGCGTGCCCTATGTGCTCGCCTACAACCAGGCGGCCGAAAACGGCGCGCGGCACTCGGTCTCCGTCGATAACCGGACAAGCGCGTCCGAAGGCGTGCAGGCGCTGATCGCCGCGGGGCATCGCCGTATTGCCGTGGTGTCGGGCGCGTTCATGGCCTCCGATCGCGCGCGCCAGCGCTACGCGGGCTACGAGGATGCGATGCGCGCGCACGGCCTGCAGCCGCTGCCGCCCGTCAACCTGCCCTCGCATATCGCCGGCAATGCCACGCAAACGAGCGGGCAAATCGGCGAGCTCATGGGCACGCCCGATGCGCCCACCGCATTCTTCTGCACCAACGACCTGCTGGCGATCGGCGTGATTTCCGATCTCAAGCGCCTGGGCCTCCGTGTGCCGCGCGACGTCTCCGTACTCGGCTACGACGGCATCGCGCTTGGCACGCTCGTCGAGCCGCCGCTGGCCACCGTCGTGCAGCCCAACGCCGATATCGGCACGCAGGCCGTGCGGCAACTGCTCGCGCGCCTGCATGCCTCGGGCGATCGCGACGCTGCCCCCGTCACGCTGCTGCCGCACGGCCTGCGCGTGACGGGCACCGTCGCGGCGCCGCCACCGACTGCCACCCCCCTGCCGTAG
- a CDS encoding ABC transporter substrate-binding protein, which produces MTFKFSRPLRWLAMALTAAAFSQGVAAQTAICYNCPPEWADWAAQIRAIKEKTGVTVPLDNKNSGQALAQLVAEKASPVADVTYLGVTFGIQAKAAGVTAPYKPAHFDDIPDGLKDPQGNWFAIHSGTLGFMVNVDALRGKPVPQSWADLLKPEYKGLIGYLDPASAFVGYVGAVAVNQAMGGSLDNFGPAFKFFKDLQKNQPIVPKQTAYARVLSGEIPILLDYDFNAYRARYKDKANVAFVIPKEGTVVVPYVMSLVNKAPHEAEGKKVLDFVLSDAGQALWANAYLRPVRASAAVPKDVAARFLPAADYARARPVDFGKMADVQKPFSEQYLKEVR; this is translated from the coding sequence ATGACATTCAAGTTCTCACGCCCGCTGCGCTGGCTCGCGATGGCCCTGACCGCCGCCGCGTTCAGCCAGGGCGTCGCCGCGCAGACCGCCATCTGCTACAACTGCCCGCCCGAATGGGCCGACTGGGCCGCTCAGATCCGCGCCATCAAGGAAAAGACCGGCGTCACCGTGCCGCTCGACAACAAGAACTCGGGCCAGGCGCTGGCCCAGCTCGTCGCCGAGAAGGCCAGCCCCGTGGCGGACGTCACGTACCTCGGCGTGACCTTCGGCATCCAGGCCAAGGCCGCCGGCGTGACCGCGCCGTACAAGCCCGCGCACTTCGACGACATTCCCGACGGCCTCAAGGATCCGCAGGGCAACTGGTTCGCGATCCATTCGGGCACGCTGGGCTTTATGGTCAACGTCGATGCGCTGCGCGGCAAACCCGTGCCGCAGTCGTGGGCCGACCTGCTCAAGCCCGAGTACAAGGGCCTGATCGGCTATCTCGATCCGGCCAGCGCGTTCGTCGGCTACGTCGGCGCCGTGGCTGTCAACCAGGCCATGGGCGGCTCGCTCGACAACTTTGGCCCCGCGTTCAAGTTCTTCAAGGACCTGCAGAAGAACCAGCCGATCGTCCCGAAGCAGACCGCGTATGCACGCGTGCTGTCGGGCGAGATTCCCATCCTGCTCGACTACGACTTCAACGCCTACCGCGCGCGCTACAAGGACAAGGCCAACGTCGCGTTCGTCATTCCGAAGGAAGGCACCGTGGTCGTGCCCTACGTGATGAGCCTCGTCAACAAGGCGCCGCATGAAGCCGAAGGCAAGAAGGTGCTGGACTTCGTGCTGTCTGACGCGGGCCAGGCGCTGTGGGCCAACGCCTATCTGCGCCCGGTGCGCGCCAGCGCCGCGGTGCCGAAGGATGTCGCCGCGCGCTTCCTGCCCGCCGCGGACTATGCCCGCGCCAGGCCGGTGGACTTCGGCAAGATGGCCGACGTGCAGAAGCCCTTCAGCGAGCAGTATCTGAAGGAAGTCCGCTAA
- a CDS encoding ABC transporter permease: protein MTKRNPTLFLFALPALVVFLAFFCLPMARLIEVSLTGRDGASVYWTVLSSPRYLHSLMVTVLLSASVTLVTLAIAGVAGTFLQRHTVPGKAVIVAMLTFPLAFPGVVIGFMVIMLGGRNGLLATIGDALAGERWTFAYGLAGLFVGYLYFSIPRVILTVMAAVEKLDASLEEAARSLGAGPWRVVRDVMLPALMPAMLSSGAICFATSMGAFGTAFTLATQLDVLPLTIYNEFTNYANFGMAAALSIVLGAVTWALLAVARWFSGDAVAATA, encoded by the coding sequence ATGACGAAGAGAAATCCCACGCTGTTCCTGTTCGCGCTGCCGGCCCTCGTGGTCTTCCTCGCGTTCTTCTGCCTGCCGATGGCCCGCCTGATCGAGGTGAGCCTGACGGGCCGCGACGGCGCGTCCGTCTACTGGACCGTACTGTCCAGCCCGCGCTACCTGCATAGCCTGATGGTGACCGTGCTGCTGTCCGCCTCGGTCACGCTCGTCACGCTGGCCATCGCCGGCGTCGCCGGTACCTTTCTGCAACGCCATACCGTGCCGGGCAAGGCCGTGATCGTCGCGATGCTGACGTTCCCGCTCGCGTTTCCGGGCGTCGTCATCGGCTTCATGGTCATCATGCTCGGCGGCCGCAACGGGCTGCTCGCCACCATTGGCGACGCGCTCGCCGGCGAGCGCTGGACCTTTGCCTATGGCCTGGCCGGGCTATTCGTCGGCTATCTGTATTTCTCGATTCCGCGGGTCATCCTCACCGTGATGGCCGCCGTGGAAAAACTCGACGCTTCGCTGGAAGAAGCCGCGCGCTCGCTCGGCGCGGGCCCGTGGCGCGTGGTGCGCGACGTGATGCTGCCCGCGCTGATGCCGGCCATGCTGTCGAGCGGCGCCATCTGCTTCGCGACCAGCATGGGCGCGTTCGGCACGGCCTTCACGCTGGCGACGCAGCTCGATGTGCTGCCGCTGACCATCTACAACGAATTCACCAACTACGCGAACTTCGGCATGGCCGCCGCGCTGTCGATCGTGCTGGGCGCGGTCACGTGGGCGCTGCTCGCCGTGGCGCGCTGGTTCTCGGGCGACGCGGTCGCCGCCACCGCGTAA
- a CDS encoding ABC transporter permease gives MSTARRSTQYWLQLALTLALCVFMVIPVVLSVLAGLSNNIFVGVSSGLTTRWLAEVWSLYRGTIFLSLGIALACLACTLVLGVPAAYYMALRRNRITRIIEELLMLPVALPGLATALGLILLYGGWQSLRTSWVFILIGHVLFTLPFMVRSVLAIMSAIDIRTLEDAAASFGATRLQRFFTVVLPNCRQGILAGALMVVTLSVGEFNLTWMLHTPTTQTLPVGLADSYASMRLEIGSAYTIVFFIMIIPLLVAMQAMSAAGARARRHVAEPATPAATVTTPAGTAPQNNAETRHA, from the coding sequence ATGTCCACCGCCCGTCGCTCTACCCAATATTGGCTCCAGCTCGCGCTGACGCTGGCCCTGTGCGTGTTCATGGTGATTCCGGTCGTCCTCTCCGTGCTCGCCGGCCTGAGCAACAATATCTTTGTCGGCGTCTCCAGCGGCCTGACCACGCGCTGGCTCGCCGAGGTCTGGTCGCTCTACCGCGGCACGATCTTCCTGTCGCTCGGCATCGCGCTGGCCTGCCTGGCCTGCACGCTCGTGCTCGGTGTGCCCGCCGCCTACTACATGGCCCTGCGCCGCAACCGCATCACGCGCATCATCGAGGAACTGCTGATGCTGCCGGTCGCGCTGCCGGGCCTCGCAACCGCGCTCGGGCTGATCCTGCTCTACGGCGGCTGGCAGTCGCTGCGCACGAGCTGGGTGTTCATCCTGATCGGCCACGTCCTGTTCACGCTGCCGTTCATGGTGCGCTCGGTGCTCGCGATCATGTCCGCCATCGATATCCGCACGCTCGAGGACGCTGCCGCGAGCTTCGGCGCCACCCGCCTGCAGCGCTTCTTCACCGTCGTGCTGCCGAACTGCCGCCAGGGCATTCTCGCCGGCGCGCTGATGGTGGTCACGCTGTCCGTCGGCGAATTCAACCTGACGTGGATGCTGCACACCCCGACCACGCAGACGCTGCCCGTGGGCCTGGCCGACAGCTATGCGTCGATGCGGCTCGAGATCGGCTCCGCCTACACGATCGTCTTTTTCATCATGATCATTCCGTTGCTTGTCGCCATGCAGGCCATGAGCGCCGCGGGTGCGCGCGCCCGCCGCCATGTCGCCGAACCCGCCACGCCAGCCGCCACGGTGACGACGCCGGCCGGCACCGCCCCCCAGAACAACGCGGAGACCCGCCATGCATGA
- a CDS encoding ABC transporter ATP-binding protein, translated as MHEPTTIRVRQCAKTFADGTRALHPLDLDIGAAETVVLLGPSGCGKTTTLRIIAGLEQPDAGGEVWFGDNLVTELPIERRGVGMVFQSYALFPNMTVAENIGYGLRVRKIDAPTRKRRIDDMLAMMHLGPLADRRIDQLSGGQRQRVALARAIAVQPRVLLLDEPLTALDAKLRDALRADINQLLRSLHITAVYVTHDQAEAMALGDRIIVMDKGCIAQAGSPQDIYRAPANAFVADFIGTMNHLSASADGNLWRVPGGAVPMSASAANTAAELMFRPEDIALVHPDDAHLQGNVVTALFLGNHTRLLVDVGASAPLIADTSRRDGWAPGQRVGLRIDTSYLIALPRAA; from the coding sequence ATGCATGAACCCACGACCATCCGCGTGCGCCAGTGCGCCAAGACCTTTGCCGACGGCACGCGCGCGCTGCATCCGCTCGACCTCGACATCGGCGCCGCCGAGACCGTCGTGCTGCTCGGCCCGTCGGGCTGCGGCAAGACCACCACGCTGCGCATCATCGCCGGACTGGAGCAGCCCGACGCGGGCGGCGAGGTCTGGTTCGGCGACAACCTCGTCACCGAACTCCCGATCGAGCGCCGCGGCGTCGGCATGGTGTTCCAGAGCTACGCGCTGTTCCCGAACATGACCGTCGCCGAGAACATCGGCTATGGGCTCCGCGTGCGCAAGATCGACGCGCCCACGCGCAAACGCCGCATCGACGACATGCTCGCGATGATGCATCTGGGCCCGCTGGCCGACCGGCGCATCGACCAGCTTTCGGGCGGGCAGCGGCAACGTGTGGCGCTCGCGCGCGCGATTGCCGTGCAACCGCGCGTGCTGCTGCTCGACGAACCGCTGACCGCGCTCGACGCCAAGCTGCGCGATGCGCTGCGTGCCGATATCAACCAGCTGCTGCGCAGCCTCCATATCACCGCGGTATACGTCACGCACGACCAGGCCGAGGCGATGGCGCTCGGCGACCGCATCATCGTGATGGACAAGGGCTGCATCGCGCAGGCCGGTTCGCCGCAGGACATCTATCGCGCACCGGCCAACGCGTTCGTGGCCGACTTTATCGGTACGATGAACCATTTGTCCGCGTCGGCGGACGGCAACCTGTGGCGTGTGCCGGGCGGCGCCGTGCCGATGTCGGCATCGGCCGCCAACACCGCCGCCGAGCTCATGTTTCGTCCGGAGGACATCGCCCTCGTGCATCCCGACGACGCGCATCTGCAGGGCAACGTGGTCACGGCGCTGTTCCTCGGCAACCACACGCGCCTGCTCGTGGACGTGGGCGCCAGCGCGCCGCTCATCGCCGATACGTCGCGCCGCGACGGCTGGGCGCCGGGCCAGCGGGTCGGCCTGCGCATCGATACCAGTTACCTGATTGCCCTGCCCAGGGCTGCCTGA